A window of Aeromicrobium sp. Root236 contains these coding sequences:
- the rpoZ gene encoding DNA-directed RNA polymerase subunit omega produces the protein MSTTRSTAIGITNPPLDDLLEKADSKYKLVLYSAKRARQINAYYSQLGEGLLEYVGPLLETGVQEKPLSIALREINSDLLTVEDVDPEAEAAAAKA, from the coding sequence GTGTCCACGACACGCTCGACTGCCATCGGCATCACCAACCCGCCGCTGGACGATCTTCTGGAGAAGGCGGACAGCAAGTACAAGCTCGTCCTCTACTCCGCCAAGCGTGCGCGCCAGATCAACGCCTACTACTCGCAGCTCGGCGAGGGCCTGCTCGAGTACGTCGGACCGCTCCTCGAGACCGGTGTGCAGGAGAAGCCGCTCTCGATCGCGCTGCGTGAGATCAACTCCGACCTCCTGACCGTCGAGGACGTCGACCCCGAGGCCGAAGCCGCGGCTGCCAAGGCCTGA
- the metK gene encoding methionine adenosyltransferase, translating to MSRLFTSESVTEGHPDKIADQISDSVLDALLAEDPKSRVAAETFVTTGMVLVGGEVTTKAYVDIARIARDRVLEIGYDSSTKGFDGESCAVQVTLDAQSPDIAQGVDKAEEARVGSSVDPLDAQGAGDQGLMFGFACDETPELMPLPITIAHRLAEQLTAVRKDGTLPYLRPDGKTQVTIEYDDDDKPVRVEAIVISTQHEEGIDLETQLAVDIQKHVIDAVLAQYDIDSSDYRVHINPTGKFVIGGPMGDAGLTGRKIIVDTYGGYARHGGGAFSGKDPSKVDRSAAYAMRWVAKTIVAAGLATKAEVQVAYAIGVSRPVGFYVDTYGTETVPVDKIRDAVLEVFDLRPGAIVRDLDLLRPIYAQTAAYGHFGRPGLPWEDTSRAEQLKAAAGA from the coding sequence GTGAGCCGCTTGTTCACGTCCGAGTCCGTCACCGAGGGCCATCCGGACAAGATCGCCGACCAGATCAGCGACAGCGTCCTCGACGCCCTGCTGGCCGAGGACCCCAAGAGCCGCGTGGCGGCCGAGACGTTCGTGACGACCGGCATGGTGCTGGTCGGTGGCGAGGTCACAACCAAGGCGTACGTCGACATCGCCCGCATCGCGCGTGACCGGGTCCTCGAGATCGGCTACGACTCCTCCACCAAGGGCTTCGACGGCGAGTCCTGCGCCGTGCAGGTGACCCTCGACGCCCAGAGCCCCGACATCGCGCAGGGCGTCGACAAGGCCGAGGAGGCCCGCGTGGGCTCCTCGGTCGACCCGCTCGACGCGCAGGGCGCCGGCGACCAGGGCCTCATGTTCGGCTTCGCGTGCGACGAGACCCCCGAGCTCATGCCGCTGCCGATCACGATCGCGCACCGCCTGGCCGAGCAGCTGACCGCCGTGCGCAAGGACGGCACGCTGCCCTACCTGCGTCCGGACGGCAAGACCCAGGTCACCATCGAGTACGACGATGACGACAAGCCGGTCCGGGTCGAGGCGATCGTCATCTCGACCCAGCACGAAGAGGGCATCGACCTCGAGACCCAGCTCGCCGTCGACATCCAGAAGCACGTCATCGACGCGGTGCTCGCCCAGTACGACATCGACTCGTCGGACTACCGCGTGCACATCAACCCGACCGGCAAGTTCGTCATCGGCGGCCCGATGGGTGACGCCGGCCTGACCGGTCGCAAGATCATCGTCGACACCTACGGCGGCTACGCCCGCCACGGCGGCGGCGCGTTCTCCGGCAAGGACCCGAGCAAGGTCGACCGCTCAGCTGCTTACGCCATGCGTTGGGTCGCCAAGACCATCGTGGCCGCGGGCCTCGCCACCAAGGCCGAGGTCCAGGTGGCGTACGCCATCGGCGTCTCGCGCCCCGTGGGCTTCTACGTCGACACCTACGGCACCGAGACGGTCCCGGTCGACAAGATCCGCGACGCCGTCCTGGAGGTCTTCGACCTGCGTCCCGGCGCGATCGTGCGTGACCTCG
- the coaBC gene encoding bifunctional phosphopantothenoylcysteine decarboxylase/phosphopantothenate--cysteine ligase CoaBC — translation MAEVVLGVSGGIASYKAAELLRLFTESGHSVRVVPTASSLHFVGAATWEALSGKPVQTGVFEHVDEVAHVRIGQHADLVLVAPATANILAKAAHGLADDLLTNTLLTAHCPVVFAPAMHTEMWEHPATQANVASLRERGVVVLEPAVGRLTGVDTGKGRLPAPAEIYAAALQVLEGRPQDLAGLHVVVSAGGTREYLDPVRFLGNRSSGRQGYALAEAAVARGARVTVVAANVALPDPAGVEVVRVVSTEDLRQQMHLAAADADAVVMAAAPADFRPAEFAEAKIKKSGDGVAPDIHLVENPDILLELVRARTSKRPVIVGFAAETGDARASVIEHARAKLARKGCDLLVVNDVSAGKVFGQEESEAVILGADETVEEISYGPKIRLAHAIWDAVVQRVD, via the coding sequence ATGGCAGAGGTTGTGCTGGGTGTTTCCGGCGGCATCGCGTCCTACAAGGCCGCGGAGCTGCTGCGCCTGTTCACCGAGTCGGGCCACAGCGTCCGCGTCGTTCCGACGGCGTCCTCGCTGCACTTCGTCGGCGCCGCCACGTGGGAGGCGCTCAGTGGCAAGCCTGTGCAGACCGGCGTCTTCGAGCACGTCGACGAGGTCGCGCACGTACGCATCGGCCAGCACGCCGATCTCGTGCTCGTCGCGCCGGCCACCGCCAACATCCTCGCCAAGGCCGCGCACGGCCTCGCTGACGACCTGCTGACCAACACGCTGCTCACGGCGCACTGTCCGGTGGTCTTCGCCCCGGCGATGCACACCGAGATGTGGGAGCACCCCGCCACGCAGGCCAACGTCGCGTCGCTCCGGGAGCGGGGTGTCGTCGTGCTCGAGCCCGCAGTCGGCCGCCTGACCGGCGTCGACACCGGCAAGGGACGGCTGCCTGCGCCTGCCGAGATCTACGCCGCCGCGCTGCAGGTGCTTGAGGGCCGCCCGCAGGATCTCGCCGGCCTGCACGTCGTCGTCTCCGCCGGTGGCACGCGCGAGTACCTCGATCCCGTCCGCTTCCTCGGCAACCGGTCCTCCGGCCGCCAGGGCTATGCGCTCGCCGAGGCCGCGGTCGCCCGTGGCGCCCGGGTCACCGTCGTCGCGGCCAACGTGGCGCTGCCCGACCCCGCCGGCGTCGAGGTCGTACGCGTCGTCAGCACCGAGGACCTGCGCCAGCAGATGCACCTCGCCGCAGCCGACGCCGATGCCGTCGTGATGGCTGCGGCTCCGGCCGACTTCCGGCCCGCTGAGTTCGCCGAGGCCAAGATCAAGAAGTCCGGCGACGGCGTCGCCCCCGACATCCACCTCGTCGAGAACCCCGACATCCTGCTCGAGCTGGTGCGTGCGCGCACCAGCAAGCGTCCCGTCATCGTCGGTTTCGCCGCCGAGACCGGTGACGCGCGCGCCAGCGTCATCGAGCACGCCCGCGCCAAGCTGGCCCGCAAGGGCTGCGACCTCCTCGTCGTCAACGACGTCAGCGCCGGTAAGGTCTTCGGCCAGGAGGAGAGCGAAGCCGTGATCCTCGGCGCCGACGAGACCGTCGAGGAGATCTCGTACGGCCCCAAGATCAGGCTGGCACATGCGATCTGGGACGCCGTGGTCCAGCGCGTGGACTGA